Proteins co-encoded in one Henckelia pumila isolate YLH828 unplaced genomic scaffold, ASM3356847v2 CTG_391:::fragment_3, whole genome shotgun sequence genomic window:
- the LOC140871117 gene encoding protein CHROMATIN REMODELING 4-like: MKENSLKPSAMLDRNWVLKRKRRKLPAGIVKSGDREKGYKSLKFPSTTLSKLELKENASLDGCSGKRKGNDGYYYECVICELGGKLLCCDSCPRTYHLECLDPVLKRIPSGKWECPMCCQRHASLESVNHLDPISKRARTKIVIRRSKTETESS, encoded by the exons AtgaaggaaaacagtttaaagCCTAGTGCAATGCTTGACAGAAACTGGGTGTTGAAACGTAAACGCAGAAAGCTTCCAGCCGGTATAGTCAAATCTGGTGACAGAGAAAAAGGTTACAAGTCTTTAAAGTTTCCATCCACGACACTGTCTAAGCTTGAACTGAAAGAGAATGCTAGTTTAGATGGATGTTCTGGCAAGAGAAAAGGAAATGATGGG TATTATTACGAGTGTGTAATTTGTGAACTTGGTGGAAAGCTGCTGTGTTGTGATAGCTGCCCCCGCACGTATCATCTCGAGTGTTTAGATCCTGTTCTGAAG CGGATTCCATCGGGAAAGTGGGAATGCCCAATGTGTTGTCAGAGACATGCTTCCCTGGAGTCTGTGAACCATTTGGATCCCATTTCGAAAAGAGCACGAACAAAGATAGTAATTCGAAGGTCAAAAACTGAAACTGAATCATCT